Proteins from a genomic interval of Mycolicibacterium grossiae:
- a CDS encoding DUF3159 domain-containing protein: protein MTDRRSPVEALLARVGGVRGLIHTSLPVTVFAAVSGTFGLQPAVISSLATAAAVLVWQLARKESLRPSLHGFTTVVVCAAFALVTGRTKDFYLPGIWTYLVLGIVFTVSLVVRWPLIGVGFAWFTGRDTTWRRTPAVRRAFDLATAVMAIASWTRFLVQYHFYDTDQEGLLAIARIAMGWPIFLLTSTVIYLSVRRALRALPRTRAEGDEARA, encoded by the coding sequence GTGACGGACCGACGCTCACCGGTCGAGGCGCTGCTGGCCCGGGTCGGCGGCGTCCGCGGCCTGATCCACACGTCGCTGCCGGTCACCGTCTTCGCCGCCGTCAGCGGCACCTTCGGCCTCCAACCGGCGGTGATCTCCTCGCTGGCGACCGCGGCCGCCGTCCTCGTCTGGCAGCTGGCGCGCAAGGAATCGCTGCGGCCCTCGCTGCACGGCTTCACCACCGTCGTCGTGTGCGCGGCGTTCGCGCTGGTGACCGGGCGGACCAAGGACTTCTACCTGCCGGGCATCTGGACCTACCTCGTCCTCGGCATCGTCTTCACCGTCTCGCTGGTGGTGCGGTGGCCGCTGATCGGCGTCGGCTTCGCCTGGTTCACCGGCCGTGACACCACCTGGCGCCGGACGCCTGCCGTGCGCCGGGCCTTCGACCTCGCCACCGCCGTCATGGCGATCGCCTCCTGGACGCGCTTCTTGGTGCAGTACCACTTCTACGACACCGATCAGGAGGGTCTGCTCGCCATCGCCCGGATCGCGATGGGCTGGCCGATCTTCCTGCTCACCTCCACGGTCATCTACCTCTCCGTTCGCCGAGCGCTGCGGGCCCTGCCGCGCACGCGGGCCGAGGGCGACGAGGCGCGCGCCTGA
- a CDS encoding cutinase family protein has protein sequence MSETTRKVGTFILGCLLATASLIALSPAASAAACSDVEVVFARGTGEPAGVGRVGQAFVDSLRSDLGGESVDVAAVDYPASYDFRHAIDGARVAAAQVQDLAAACPASSIVLGGFSQGAAVVDLITADPAQAFGFGVPMAPEVADHVAAVAVFGNPSQKIGRPLALNSPLYGAKTVELCNGTDPVCSPGDDRAAHSLYPQAGLTDQAASFVADRVKAHTGPGAAVTQLAAGTVAGR, from the coding sequence ATGTCCGAGACCACACGGAAGGTGGGCACGTTCATCCTCGGCTGTCTGCTCGCCACCGCATCCCTGATCGCCCTGTCACCGGCCGCGTCGGCCGCGGCCTGCTCCGACGTCGAGGTCGTGTTCGCCCGCGGCACCGGCGAACCGGCGGGCGTGGGCCGCGTCGGCCAGGCGTTCGTCGACTCGCTGCGCAGCGACCTCGGCGGCGAGTCCGTGGACGTCGCCGCGGTGGACTACCCGGCCTCGTACGACTTCCGGCACGCCATCGACGGCGCCCGCGTCGCCGCCGCCCAGGTGCAGGACCTCGCGGCCGCGTGCCCGGCCAGCAGCATCGTGCTCGGCGGCTTCTCCCAAGGCGCCGCGGTCGTCGACCTCATCACCGCCGACCCCGCGCAGGCGTTCGGCTTCGGCGTCCCGATGGCCCCCGAGGTGGCCGACCACGTCGCCGCCGTCGCCGTCTTCGGCAACCCGTCGCAGAAGATCGGAAGGCCGCTCGCACTCAACAGCCCGCTGTACGGCGCCAAGACCGTCGAGCTGTGCAACGGGACCGACCCGGTGTGCTCGCCCGGTGACGACCGCGCCGCCCACAGCCTCTACCCGCAGGCCGGCCTCACCGACCAGGCGGCGTCGTTCGTGGCCGACCGCGTCAAGGCCCACACCGGCCCCGGCGCCGCCGTCACGCAGCTCGCCGCCGGCACCGTCGCGGGCCGCTGA
- a CDS encoding DUF2237 family protein, whose amino-acid sequence MADRNVLGGPLQECGTEPMTGFYRDGCCSTGDEDQGSHTICGVVTAEFLAHQRAIGNDLATPMPQYRFPGLSPGDRWCVTARNWLRAHRDGHACPVVLASTHERALDLVPLEVLRSYAVDVPDDPGAL is encoded by the coding sequence ATGGCTGACCGCAACGTGCTCGGTGGACCACTGCAGGAGTGCGGCACGGAACCGATGACGGGGTTCTACCGGGACGGGTGCTGCTCGACCGGCGACGAGGATCAGGGCAGCCACACCATCTGCGGTGTGGTGACGGCCGAGTTCCTCGCGCATCAGCGTGCGATCGGCAACGACCTCGCGACGCCGATGCCGCAGTACCGATTCCCCGGGCTGTCCCCGGGTGACCGCTGGTGCGTGACCGCACGGAACTGGCTGCGGGCGCACCGCGACGGGCACGCCTGCCCGGTGGTGCTGGCCAGCACGCACGAGCGGGCGCTCGACCTGGTGCCGCTGGAGGTGCTGCGGTCCTACGCCGTCGACGTGCCCGACGACCCCGGAGCCCTGTAG
- a CDS encoding CobW family GTP-binding protein: MEPIPVIALTGYLGAGKTTLLNHVLRAPGARIGVVINDFGELNVDAGLVTGQIDEPASITGGCICCLPDDGGLDEALAKLADPKLALDAIIVEASGLADPVAIARIIRFSGAERVRPGGVVDVIDAAAHFDTVDTVADAPPARYAAASLVVVNKLDRFPDGTRDDELRRIEARVRERNPDAHVVGVVGGRIDPTLLYDVSGGDADGSGQLSFRDLLADEPAAHADHPDHVHASSVTVLGEGCVDPGAVVDLAENPPPGVYRLKGTVAVRSGSRVRRYVVNVVGTSIHVMTAPATTRGGRTPEPGNSLVAIGTGVDTDVARTRLEEALRPVEGPAPAVGLRRLQRYRQLSL; encoded by the coding sequence GTGGAACCCATCCCCGTCATCGCGTTGACCGGTTATCTCGGGGCGGGCAAGACCACGCTGCTCAACCACGTGCTGCGGGCGCCCGGTGCACGAATCGGCGTGGTGATCAACGACTTCGGTGAGTTGAACGTCGACGCCGGCCTGGTCACCGGACAGATCGACGAGCCGGCATCCATCACCGGTGGCTGCATCTGCTGCCTGCCCGACGACGGCGGGCTCGACGAGGCGCTGGCCAAGCTGGCCGACCCCAAGTTGGCGCTCGACGCGATCATCGTCGAGGCCAGCGGGCTGGCCGATCCGGTGGCGATCGCGCGGATCATCCGATTCAGCGGAGCCGAGCGGGTGCGTCCCGGCGGGGTCGTCGACGTCATCGACGCCGCGGCGCACTTCGACACCGTGGACACCGTCGCCGACGCACCGCCCGCGCGGTACGCTGCCGCCTCGCTGGTGGTGGTCAACAAGCTCGACCGGTTCCCGGACGGGACCCGTGACGACGAGCTGCGGCGCATCGAAGCCCGTGTGCGCGAACGCAATCCCGATGCCCACGTGGTGGGCGTCGTCGGCGGCCGCATCGACCCGACGCTGCTGTACGACGTCTCGGGCGGCGATGCCGACGGGTCGGGACAGCTGTCGTTCCGCGACCTGCTCGCCGACGAACCGGCCGCGCACGCCGACCATCCCGACCACGTGCACGCCAGCTCCGTGACCGTTCTCGGCGAGGGCTGCGTCGATCCCGGCGCCGTCGTCGATCTCGCGGAGAACCCGCCGCCGGGCGTGTACCGGTTGAAGGGCACCGTGGCGGTGCGGTCCGGCAGCCGGGTGCGCCGGTACGTCGTCAACGTCGTCGGGACGTCGATCCACGTGATGACGGCACCTGCCACGACCCGCGGCGGCCGGACCCCGGAGCCGGGCAACAGCCTGGTGGCCATCGGTACGGGCGTCGACACCGACGTCGCGCGCACGCGTCTGGAGGAGGCGTTGCGCCCCGTCGAGGGGCCGGCGCCCGCCGTCGGGCTGCGACGCCTGCAGCGGTACCGCCAGCTCAGCCTGTAG
- a CDS encoding glycoside hydrolase 5 family protein, whose protein sequence is MIRSLVLNVCGAVVCLALVCAGADLRAAPDVRTVSIAVHNTAAITPTNATVGVADPMLGFLSDADMNRQLDLMQSIGVSTLRIDVPWVAVQPNRFGGYDWSKTDRVINAAAARGIAVLGILGQPPQWAAAPGTPALSGQPASASAFATYARAVATRYRGKISAYEIWNEPNLVSFYKPAPDPVAYTALLRAAYPAIKAADRNAIVVGGVLAAAVDTNVSMDPVTFVQRMYAAGAKPYFDAISYHPYQHGLPFSQGGPWYDAPLNQGLRIRQLMIDYGDAAKKIWASEYGVPTSLQDEATQAAFIKDLIDTWRTVDFTGPVFVYTMRDKLTGSLDPEDTFGIFRSDWSAKLAAEVIRQAIAGNPTAMAMVARAAAGDATLADLVLDEPAAAPSPATLPTLLRDALAGTAATVLAVVSAVVEVVTQVVATIAAAVTLPAPVVAISDVPAPRSVDLPGTGSSAAAVTLSAPTPTSERTASETPAPETTRSSRTAVDEKQTDPAPQATADTGATVASVDTATDDTAKDITSRDDTAEDITSKDDATKDDATKDDATKDDTAPGTSTTSRTSVTSTTSAGSTAEPTDAAGASSATASPAKDAGASSAKDASDSSAKDSSDSNAKDSGAKDSGGGE, encoded by the coding sequence ATGATCAGATCTCTGGTGCTCAACGTGTGTGGCGCCGTCGTGTGCCTGGCGCTCGTCTGCGCAGGCGCCGACCTGCGCGCGGCTCCGGACGTGCGGACGGTGTCGATAGCCGTGCACAACACCGCGGCCATCACCCCGACCAACGCCACCGTGGGCGTCGCCGATCCAATGCTGGGTTTCCTGTCGGACGCCGACATGAACCGGCAGCTCGACCTGATGCAGTCGATCGGGGTGTCGACCCTGCGGATCGACGTGCCGTGGGTCGCGGTACAGCCCAACCGGTTCGGCGGCTACGACTGGTCGAAGACCGACCGCGTCATCAATGCCGCAGCAGCGCGGGGCATCGCGGTCCTCGGCATCCTCGGCCAGCCGCCGCAGTGGGCGGCCGCGCCCGGTACCCCCGCGCTGAGCGGGCAGCCCGCGTCGGCGTCGGCGTTCGCCACCTACGCCCGGGCGGTCGCCACCCGGTACCGCGGCAAGATCTCCGCCTACGAGATCTGGAACGAGCCGAACCTGGTGTCGTTCTACAAGCCCGCGCCCGACCCGGTCGCCTATACCGCCCTGCTGCGGGCCGCCTACCCGGCGATCAAGGCCGCCGACCGCAACGCCATCGTGGTGGGCGGCGTGCTGGCCGCGGCCGTCGACACCAACGTCTCCATGGACCCCGTCACCTTCGTGCAGCGGATGTACGCCGCCGGCGCCAAGCCGTACTTCGACGCCATCTCCTACCACCCCTACCAGCACGGACTGCCGTTCTCCCAGGGCGGCCCGTGGTACGACGCACCGCTCAACCAGGGGTTGCGGATCCGCCAGTTGATGATCGACTACGGCGACGCCGCCAAGAAGATCTGGGCCAGCGAGTACGGCGTGCCGACCTCGCTGCAGGATGAGGCGACGCAGGCCGCGTTCATCAAGGACCTGATCGACACCTGGCGCACCGTCGACTTCACCGGCCCCGTGTTCGTCTACACCATGCGCGACAAGCTGACCGGCAGTCTCGACCCCGAGGACACCTTCGGCATCTTCCGGTCCGACTGGTCGGCCAAGTTGGCCGCCGAGGTGATCCGGCAGGCGATCGCCGGCAACCCCACCGCCATGGCGATGGTCGCGCGGGCAGCGGCCGGCGACGCCACGCTCGCCGACCTCGTGCTCGACGAGCCCGCCGCCGCGCCCAGCCCGGCCACCCTGCCGACGCTGCTGCGCGACGCCCTCGCCGGGACTGCCGCCACCGTGCTGGCGGTCGTGTCCGCGGTCGTCGAGGTGGTCACGCAGGTGGTGGCGACCATCGCCGCGGCCGTCACCCTGCCGGCGCCCGTCGTTGCGATCTCGGACGTCCCCGCGCCGCGCTCGGTGGACCTGCCGGGTACGGGCAGCAGCGCCGCGGCCGTGACACTGAGCGCGCCGACCCCGACGTCCGAGAGAACGGCTTCCGAGACGCCGGCTCCCGAGACCACCCGTAGCTCCCGCACCGCCGTCGACGAGAAGCAGACGGACCCGGCCCCGCAGGCGACCGCGGACACCGGCGCGACCGTGGCCTCGGTCGACACGGCGACGGACGACACCGCGAAGGACATCACCTCGAGGGACGACACCGCGGAGGACATCACCTCGAAGGACGACGCCACCAAGGACGACGCCACCAAGGACGACGCCACCAAGGACGACACGGCCCCCGGCACGTCGACCACGTCGCGCACGTCAGTCACCTCGACCACGTCGGCAGGATCGACGGCCGAGCCGACGGACGCCGCCGGGGCGTCGAGTGCCACGGCCTCCCCGGCCAAGGACGCGGGCGCCTCGAGCGCCAAGGACGCGAGCGACTCCAGCGCGAAGGACTCGAGCGACTCCAACGCCAAGGACTCCGGAGCCAAGGACTCCGGCGGCGGCGAGTGA
- a CDS encoding potassium/proton antiporter, whose amino-acid sequence MTLQQLYVALLIGGLVLLASIVGTRVANRVGFPSLLFFLLVGVLIGEDGLGLPFDDVELARNVCTAALAVILVEGGLTTRFADIRRVLAPAGALATIGVVVSTLVTALGAHVLLRMDWQLALLVGAIVSSTDAAAVFSVLRVLPLPRRVAGLLEAESGFNDAPAVILVLMFSVVPFVLDPEGTALSMAFELVAGAGIGLGVGFLGATALRRIALPASGLYPIATFGLGLVAFAAAGSIHASGFIAAYLAAVVLANSGLPHRSAIRSFAEGLGWLAQIGLFVLLGLLVDPSDLAADAVAAIVIGLVLLLVARPLSVVASLFWFRVPWREQAFLSWAGLRGAVPIVLATFPIVAGVQDSYRLLNIVFILVVVFTLVQGPSLRPVARALGLIRKESTREIHVEAAPLDVLDAELLTMTVQPESRLHNVTILELRLPDPAVITLIIRDGHTFVPLPDTRIEAGDELLIVTTSRTRAAAESRLRAVSRRGKLAYWFDEYGDAD is encoded by the coding sequence ATGACACTGCAGCAGCTGTACGTGGCGTTGCTGATCGGTGGGCTGGTGCTGCTGGCCAGCATCGTCGGGACGCGCGTCGCCAACCGGGTGGGATTCCCCAGCCTGCTGTTCTTCCTGCTGGTCGGCGTGCTCATCGGCGAGGACGGGCTCGGCCTGCCGTTCGACGACGTCGAACTCGCCCGCAACGTGTGCACCGCCGCCCTCGCGGTGATCCTCGTCGAGGGCGGTCTCACCACCCGCTTCGCCGACATCCGCCGGGTGCTGGCACCCGCGGGCGCGCTGGCGACCATTGGCGTGGTGGTCAGCACCCTGGTCACCGCCCTCGGAGCGCACGTCCTGCTGCGCATGGACTGGCAGCTGGCCCTGCTGGTCGGGGCGATCGTCTCGTCGACCGACGCCGCGGCGGTGTTCTCCGTGCTGCGCGTGCTGCCGCTGCCGCGGCGCGTGGCCGGGCTGCTCGAGGCGGAGTCCGGCTTCAACGATGCCCCCGCCGTGATCCTCGTCCTGATGTTCAGCGTGGTGCCGTTCGTGCTGGACCCGGAGGGCACGGCACTCAGCATGGCGTTCGAACTCGTCGCCGGCGCGGGCATCGGCCTGGGCGTCGGCTTCCTGGGGGCGACGGCATTGCGGCGCATCGCCCTGCCGGCGTCGGGGCTCTACCCGATCGCGACGTTCGGGCTCGGCCTGGTGGCGTTCGCCGCCGCGGGCAGCATTCACGCCAGCGGGTTCATCGCCGCCTACCTCGCCGCGGTGGTGCTGGCGAATTCCGGTCTGCCGCACCGTTCGGCGATCCGCTCGTTCGCCGAGGGGCTGGGGTGGCTGGCGCAGATCGGGCTGTTCGTGTTGCTCGGACTGCTGGTCGACCCCAGCGACCTCGCCGCCGACGCCGTCGCCGCGATCGTCATCGGCCTGGTGCTGCTGCTGGTCGCGCGACCGCTGTCGGTGGTGGCCTCGCTGTTCTGGTTCCGCGTGCCGTGGCGCGAACAGGCGTTCCTCTCCTGGGCGGGGCTGCGCGGCGCGGTGCCCATCGTGCTGGCCACGTTCCCCATCGTCGCCGGCGTGCAGGACAGCTACCGGCTGCTCAACATCGTGTTCATCCTCGTCGTGGTCTTCACGCTGGTGCAGGGGCCGAGCCTGCGCCCCGTCGCCCGCGCCCTCGGTCTGATCCGCAAGGAGTCGACCCGTGAGATCCACGTCGAGGCCGCGCCGCTGGACGTCCTGGACGCCGAACTGCTCACGATGACCGTGCAGCCCGAGTCGCGCCTGCACAACGTCACGATCCTCGAACTGCGGCTGCCCGACCCGGCCGTCATCACGCTGATCATCCGCGACGGCCACACGTTCGTGCCGCTGCCGGACACCCGCATCGAGGCCGGTGACGAGCTGCTGATCGTCACCACCAGCCGGACCCGCGCGGCTGCCGAGTCGCGGCTGCGCGCCGTCAGCCGACGCGGAAAGCTCGCCTACTGGTTCGACGAGTACGGCGACGCGGACTAG
- a CDS encoding potassium channel family protein has translation MRIGIAGAGNVGRSVARELLANGHKVLLIERERRRFEPHTVPEADWLNADACELSALEEAGIQTCDVLIAATGDDKSNLVVGLLAKNEFDVPRVVARINDVANEWLFGRSWGIDVAVSTPGALVAGIEGAIDVGHLIRLMGLREGRADLAKLTLPDDNPLVGQSVAQLQLPENTALVTLLRAGEVMLPRPEHVFEAGDEMLFIADSTLQRSIRAAIHSAR, from the coding sequence ATGCGGATCGGGATCGCCGGGGCGGGCAACGTCGGCCGGTCGGTCGCGCGCGAGCTGCTGGCCAACGGTCACAAGGTGCTGCTCATCGAGCGCGAGCGGCGCCGGTTCGAGCCGCACACCGTGCCCGAGGCCGACTGGCTGAACGCCGACGCCTGCGAACTCAGCGCGCTCGAGGAGGCCGGCATCCAGACGTGCGACGTGCTGATCGCCGCCACCGGCGACGACAAGTCGAACCTCGTCGTGGGGCTGCTGGCCAAGAACGAGTTCGACGTGCCGCGCGTGGTGGCGCGCATCAACGACGTCGCCAACGAGTGGCTGTTCGGCCGCAGCTGGGGCATCGACGTCGCGGTGTCGACGCCCGGAGCGCTGGTGGCGGGCATCGAGGGCGCGATCGACGTCGGCCACCTGATCCGGCTGATGGGGCTGCGTGAGGGCCGGGCCGACCTCGCCAAGCTGACGCTGCCCGACGACAACCCGCTGGTCGGGCAGAGCGTCGCTCAGCTGCAGCTCCCGGAGAACACCGCACTCGTCACGCTGCTGCGCGCCGGCGAGGTGATGCTGCCGCGGCCCGAGCACGTCTTCGAGGCCGGCGACGAGATGCTGTTCATCGCGGACAGCACGCTGCAACGGTCGATCCGCGCGGCGATCCACAGCGCGCGGTGA
- a CDS encoding DUF6480 family protein, whose protein sequence is MTDGVPNADPQNTPAVEHGTIQPGDTPPDAASTEQSANKDPVPKGSRFTSSGVTSLVMISAFAVLFAVIAVLLVVYLWDKFS, encoded by the coding sequence ATGACCGACGGAGTACCGAACGCCGATCCGCAGAACACGCCCGCGGTGGAGCACGGCACGATTCAGCCCGGCGACACCCCGCCCGACGCGGCGTCGACCGAGCAGTCTGCGAACAAGGACCCGGTGCCCAAGGGCAGCCGCTTCACGTCCTCGGGCGTGACGAGCCTCGTCATGATCAGCGCCTTCGCGGTGCTCTTCGCGGTCATCGCCGTGCTGCTGGTGGTCTACCTCTGGGACAAGTTCAGCTGA